CGGCAAAACTGCGGTGCAAGTGTCTGATTTTTTGCGAGTTAACACAACAGTCTCGAATTAGCCGGGCAGGAGCGGTTGTGTCAGGTTGCACACGATTGTGGCACGGTTGCCACAGGTTCCCCAAAACCCGATCGCATTCAGTGTTCATGTCACCGAACATTCAAGAGCGGCCACGACCGAACACTTGATAACCGGCCACGGCCCCAGCTCGACAGGCCAATGCGGCAACAACTGGGCCCTACTAAGTTTTTCTCACTCCGGCATTGCACTTCACTCAAGATGGAGCTGTAACAAACGCTTGAACAATGATCCGGCCCTTTTCTTCCGGATCAGTGAAGGCTGGCCGCAAAAGGACACGGAACTCCGCTAACCCGAGGTTTGATAACTGTGCTATCTTAGCCCTCCATATGGAGACGTCGATGGGAATGCACAAGAGGAGTTCTTGCGGTTTACTCCTTCTCCTGGTAGTCGTTTTGTTTGGTTGGGCGGTTTCCTGCAAGCGTGAACCGGCGCCGAGTTCCGCCACCACTTCCCTGCAAAAGCCCGAGGCTCCAAAATCAGATCCATCCACCGAACGCCTGTCTCAAATCGTCGCCGCCTACCAGAAAGTTATTGTCCTCCTGGAAAGCGAGGAGACGATGGGGGCGGAGGAACGATCCAGGGCGACAACCGCGGGTGAGGTCATTTACCACGAAAATCACCAGCGACTCATGGACATCGGTGAACAGTTCGGCCAGGAGCTGGAGGCCATGTCCGCCGCCGGATTTTCGAATGCACCGCCGAATCTCAATCGCTTCCTGGACTATCTCGAACGATCACCTGAACTGCATGACGCGGACAAACTTGTGTTTCGCGAGGTCGTCGAGGATGCATCCTCGGCTCTTCACGGAATGAAAACCGATGCCGCCATTCCCGCGGCGCTGCGGGCGCGACTCGACGACGACCTCAAGTCCTTGCAGGAAATCCAATCGCTGTACGACAAGGAGTTGGAACGGATTATCGGCAGATTCCACAGGCGCGGAATGGTCGTGCGCCGGGAAGCTTGGGATGCGTACCTCGCGTATCTCAAGACCCGCTACAGCCGCGCCCGGATCCTTCAGGAGTATGCATCCGCGATCCAGAACATCGCCGCGTCCAGGAACGGACGCGACAGCGCACTGGTCACCTACGGCAAGAGCCTTCCCCCCAAGACCCTCATACTGACTTTCGACGACGGGCCCCATTTGCCCTATACGGATCGCATCCTCGAGATCCTCAACAAATTTCAGGTCAAATCGATTTTTTTTGAACTGGGCGAGAATCTCGGATCCAGGAATAAGAACACCGCCAAGCCCAGCAAGGCGGCTCTGGCCAGCCAGCACGTCCTGGATTCAGGCTCCGTCCTGGCGAACCACAGCTATTCCCATCCACTGATGACGAAACTGAGCGATCAGGAGATCGCGGACGAACTCGAGCGCACCAACCGCGCCCTGCAATACGTGGCGCAGTCGCGCCCGGTCCTCTTCAGGCCGCCGTACGGCGCAACCAATGCAAAGCTGATGGCTGCCTTGCAGGCGCGTCAGATGAAAGCTGTACTCTGGGACATCGACTCGGAGGATTGGGCCGATCCAATCCCCAAGTCCATCGCAAATCGCGTGCTGAGCTCGGTCGACAGTGAAGGCCGGGGCATCATCCTGTTTCACGATATCCACGAGCGCACCGTCGAGGCCCTGCCGGAAGTCCTTTCGGCACTGCAAACCGAAGGATACCAGTTTGCATCCTGGGATGGCCGCGACTTTGTGGTCCCTCCTCCCGAGGCTTCGAGGGGAATTACCGGCAGTGTCCAGGAAACGGCGCCTCCACCCATCTACCGCGAAAGCTGGGCTGTGCTGATCGGCATCGACGACTACCGTTCCTGGCCGAAACTCCGTTATGCGGCGCGCGATGCCGCCGGCATGAAGGATTTGCTGATTCAAAAATACAAATTCAAGCCGGAGTGTATTACCACGCTGCTCGACACCGATGCGACGCGGAACAGAATCCTGACCGAGTTGGGTGACGCGATGGCCAATCCGGAAAAGGTCAAAAAGGAAGATCGCGTCTTCATTTTCTTTGCCGGTCACGGCGCCACGCGCCGGCTGCCTTCGGGAAGGGATCTCGGCTACATTGTCCCCTATGACGCGGATCTGCAGAATTACCAGGGCCAAGCCATATCGATGACCAACTTCCAGGACATTTCGGAATCGATTCCGGCACGACATGTCGTCTTTGTCATGGATGCATGCTATAGCGGGCTGGCGCTGACGCGAGGAGTTCCGGGTCTCACCGGGAACTACTTCACCGAGATGTCCCGCCGAACCGCGCGCCAGATGCTGACAGCCGGCGGCGCCGACGAGCAGGTGGCGGACACCGGCCCGAACGGACATTCGGTGTTTACGTGGACATTGATGCAGGGGCTGGAGGGGCGGGCCGACCTGAACGGCGATGGATTCATCACGGTATCCGAGCTGGCTTCGTATGCCGGACCCATTGTTTCCTCCCTGTCGCATCAGACCCCCGCTTTCGGCAACCTCGCCGGCAGCGAGGGGGGCGAGTTCCTTTTCGAACTCAGGCATGAGAACGAATTTCTCAGCGGGCTTTCGACACAGCTGGACGAAGAGGCGATCCAGTTGAACGGAGAGCTCGACCGGATCCGCGAAGAAATCGCCAGCAAACGTGCGCGCAATCAGAAGTTGCAGCACGAAGTTGCCTCGGCTCGATCCGACCTGCATAAGCTGGAGGCGCCGCCGAAAGCCAAGGCGGGACGGACGGAAAC
Above is a genomic segment from Terriglobia bacterium containing:
- a CDS encoding polysaccharide deacetylase family protein; protein product: MGMHKRSSCGLLLLLVVVLFGWAVSCKREPAPSSATTSLQKPEAPKSDPSTERLSQIVAAYQKVIVLLESEETMGAEERSRATTAGEVIYHENHQRLMDIGEQFGQELEAMSAAGFSNAPPNLNRFLDYLERSPELHDADKLVFREVVEDASSALHGMKTDAAIPAALRARLDDDLKSLQEIQSLYDKELERIIGRFHRRGMVVRREAWDAYLAYLKTRYSRARILQEYASAIQNIAASRNGRDSALVTYGKSLPPKTLILTFDDGPHLPYTDRILEILNKFQVKSIFFELGENLGSRNKNTAKPSKAALASQHVLDSGSVLANHSYSHPLMTKLSDQEIADELERTNRALQYVAQSRPVLFRPPYGATNAKLMAALQARQMKAVLWDIDSEDWADPIPKSIANRVLSSVDSEGRGIILFHDIHERTVEALPEVLSALQTEGYQFASWDGRDFVVPPPEASRGITGSVQETAPPPIYRESWAVLIGIDDYRSWPKLRYAARDAAGMKDLLIQKYKFKPECITTLLDTDATRNRILTELGDAMANPEKVKKEDRVFIFFAGHGATRRLPSGRDLGYIVPYDADLQNYQGQAISMTNFQDISESIPARHVVFVMDACYSGLALTRGVPGLTGNYFTEMSRRTARQMLTAGGADEQVADTGPNGHSVFTWTLMQGLEGRADLNGDGFITVSELASYAGPIVSSLSHQTPAFGNLAGSEGGEFLFELRHENEFLSGLSTQLDEEAIQLNGELDRIREEIASKRARNQKLQHEVASARSDLHKLEAPPKAKAGRTETSSSHNDLGLSLFKEKKYESALQEFAEAARMNPSNVQAINNAGFVCYKLGKFVESTQWLEKTIALDPNRAIAYVNLGDAYVALNRKEDARRSYESCIKLAPNTVFSQSASTKLAALNK